Proteins encoded together in one Solanum lycopersicum chromosome 7, SLM_r2.1 window:
- the LOC101255212 gene encoding defensin-like protein yields the protein MARFICFMTFVVLAMMLFVSYDVQAQPMCKSTSQTFKGLCFTDSSCRKSCLKEEFEGGHCSKLQRKCLCTKICVFDKISNEVRTNFGWGSKNS from the exons ATGGCTCGTTTCATTTGCTTCATGACATTTGTGGTCTTGGCAATGATGCTCTTTGTTTCCTATG ACGTGCAAGCTCAGCCTATGTGTAAATCAACAAGCCAAACCTTCAAAGGATTGTGTTTTACCGACTCATCATGTAGAAAATCTTGTCTCAAAGAGGAGTTTGAAGGTGGACATTGTAGCAAACTTCAAAGAAAGTGCCTATGCACTAAGATTTGTGTATTTGACAAAATTTCAAATGAAGTTAGAACCAACTTTGGGTGGGGAAGCAAAAACTCTTAA
- the LOC101251302 gene encoding E3 ubiquitin-protein ligase RING1-like: MVRNPYCWTIEHQKDLPENDDQNLSKGKLFILCGIRKVYLNYYFTQDGNWRFYDRTYFIYENTRRLCFDIEEHETWSSKFSQMVESLYVPLMYQQEMVQDIKDKALLIVQENDTSKNMSIIIDIAHRIPQTIANIYQGHDHEEANEDELGLIEEQIAMDLMTLDETRVFMPVVPTSKDAIEGLEKVKVETLNGDMSFGETCMICLGKLITNDIVELTRMHCKHVFHGDCIIQWLEINHVCPLCRFRMPIDKEN, translated from the coding sequence ATGGTTAGGAATCCTTATTGTTGGACAATTGAACATCAAAAGGACCTCCCAGAGAATGATGATCAAAATTTGTCAAAGGGCAAACTTTTCATTCTATGTGGGATTCGAAAAGTGTATCTTAATTACTATTTCACACAGGATGGTAATTGGAGGTTTTATGATCGAACATATTTCATCTATGAAAACACGAGAAGATTATGTTTTGACATAGAAGAACATGAAACATGGTCCTCTAAGTTCAGTCAAATGGTTGAATCTTTATATGTTCCTCTCATGTATCAACAAGAAATGGTTCAAGACATTAAGGATAAGGCCTTGTTGATTGTTCAAGAAAATGATACATCTAAGAATATGTCAATCATCATTGACATAGCCCATCGTATTCCTCAGACAATTGCAAATATTTATCAAGGTCATGACCACGAGGAAGCTAATGAGGACGAGCTAGGGTTAATAGAAGAACAAATCGCGATGGATTTGATGACCTTGGACGAAACACGTGTATTTATGCCTGTAGTTCCAACATCAAAGGATGCTATTGAAGGGCTTGAGAAGGTGAAAGTAGAGACATTGAATGGTGACATGAGTTTTGGTGAAACTTGTATGATATGTCTTGGCAAGTTGATTACAAATGACATTGTTGAACTAACTCGTATGCATTGCAAGCATGTTTTTCATGGAGATTGCATTATTCAATGGCTTGAAATAAATCATGTTTGTCCATTATGTCGCTTTAGAATGCCAAttgataaagaaaattaa